One genomic segment of Desulfotomaculum sp. includes these proteins:
- a CDS encoding cold-shock protein, which translates to MQGKVKWFSAEKGYGFIEREDGGDVFVHYSAIQEEGFKTLQEGQAVEFDIVEGARGPQAANVIRA; encoded by the coding sequence TTGCAAGGTAAAGTAAAATGGTTTAGTGCAGAAAAAGGTTATGGCTTTATTGAGAGGGAAGATGGCGGAGATGTCTTTGTACACTATTCGGCCATTCAGGAGGAAGGCTTTAAAACTCTCCAGGAAGGTCAAGCGGTGGAATTCGATATAGTCGAAGGCGCCCGTGGGCCTCAGGCGGCAAATGTAATCAGAGCGTAA